Proteins from a single region of Desulfolutivibrio sulfoxidireducens:
- a CDS encoding GAK system ATP-grasp enzyme, with the protein MKRLGVVGIPKGWSTMRLVAALEERGVEAVLIDMARVRLDLAARKVFHGEVEITALDAVIVKKIAPSYSPDALDRMDILRFARAVGVPVFSDPDSMYRLIDRLSGTTALRLGDIPMPPTVVTEDVEEALAAVESYGRAVFKPLYSSKARGMTVIEAGSTAREEVEDFQAAGNRVMYIQRMIAHAGGHLDLGVSFLGGEYLATYARQGDGKSWDTTTRTGGKYVPYEPSPEIIALARKAQGLFPGMAFTCVDVVETPDGAAVYEVSAFGGFRGLSEACGIDAAGLYADYVLERIA; encoded by the coding sequence ATGAAACGTCTTGGGGTCGTCGGCATTCCCAAGGGCTGGTCCACCATGAGGCTGGTGGCCGCCTTGGAGGAGCGCGGGGTCGAGGCCGTGCTCATCGACATGGCCAGGGTCCGGCTGGACCTTGCGGCCCGAAAGGTCTTTCACGGCGAGGTGGAGATCACCGCCCTTGACGCGGTCATCGTCAAGAAAATAGCCCCCAGCTATTCCCCGGACGCCCTGGACCGCATGGACATCCTGCGGTTCGCCCGGGCCGTGGGCGTGCCGGTATTTTCCGACCCGGACAGCATGTACCGGCTCATCGACCGGTTAAGCGGCACCACGGCCCTGCGACTGGGCGACATCCCCATGCCGCCCACCGTGGTCACCGAGGACGTGGAGGAGGCCCTTGCCGCCGTGGAGAGTTACGGCCGGGCGGTTTTCAAGCCCCTGTACTCCTCCAAGGCCCGGGGCATGACCGTCATCGAGGCCGGCAGCACCGCCCGGGAGGAGGTCGAGGATTTCCAGGCCGCCGGGAACCGGGTCATGTACATCCAGCGCATGATCGCCCACGCCGGGGGACATCTGGACCTGGGCGTGTCCTTTCTGGGCGGCGAATACCTGGCCACCTACGCCCGGCAGGGCGATGGCAAGTCCTGGGACACCACCACCCGCACCGGCGGCAAATACGTGCCCTACGAGCCGAGTCCGGAGATCATCGCCCTGGCCCGCAAGGCCCAGGGGCTTTTCCCGGGCATGGCCTTTACCTGCGTGGACGTGGTGGAGACCCCGGACGGCGCGGCGGTGTACGAGGTGTCCGCCTTCGGGGGCTTCCGTGGACTTTCCGAGGCCTGCGGCATCGACGCGGCCGGACTCTACGCCGACTACGTACTGGAGAGGATCGCATGA
- a CDS encoding HprK-related kinase B, with product MSMTGSYLDPVADLLAANPADISIFLRFGEARIEVRTNSRALLDKLTRYFLDFPGDEGPADITVTALETQAPVFDLPYVTKEREPGKTKIKEQYVDYPDGRVVRKLTTGMVFCFGGGHNYAFGPCLQNDNQVVNFINNRYIERVIRQGSLLFHAAGVAENGRGLVMSGFSGAGKSTLALRIMGHGTDFVSNDRIMVRRDAGGLTMFGIPKMPRVNPGTVLAEPHLASVMSEEERRRFSALPPAELWDLEHKYDAFIDDCYGPGRFRLQSPMNGLVVMTWKRDGRPMRAELVDLAARRDLLPAFMKDVGLFFESDGPGPSGAEATADDYLALLSGCPVLEISGGVDFDAAALACLDFLRRSK from the coding sequence ATGAGCATGACCGGATCGTATCTGGACCCCGTGGCGGACCTGCTGGCGGCCAACCCGGCCGACATATCCATTTTTCTTCGCTTCGGCGAGGCCCGCATCGAGGTGCGCACCAACTCCCGGGCGCTTCTCGACAAACTTACCCGGTATTTCCTGGATTTTCCCGGCGACGAGGGACCGGCGGACATCACGGTCACGGCCCTGGAAACCCAGGCCCCGGTGTTCGACCTGCCCTACGTCACCAAGGAGCGCGAGCCCGGAAAGACCAAAATAAAAGAACAGTATGTGGACTATCCCGATGGCCGGGTGGTGCGCAAACTGACCACGGGCATGGTTTTTTGCTTCGGCGGCGGGCATAACTACGCCTTCGGTCCGTGCCTGCAAAACGACAATCAGGTGGTCAATTTCATCAATAACCGCTATATTGAGCGGGTGATCCGCCAGGGGTCCCTGCTTTTTCACGCGGCGGGCGTGGCCGAGAACGGCCGGGGACTGGTCATGTCGGGTTTTTCCGGGGCCGGGAAATCCACCCTGGCCCTGCGGATCATGGGCCACGGCACGGATTTCGTGAGCAACGACCGGATCATGGTCCGTCGCGACGCCGGCGGCCTGACCATGTTCGGGATTCCCAAGATGCCCCGGGTCAACCCCGGGACCGTGCTGGCCGAGCCCCATCTGGCCTCGGTCATGTCCGAGGAGGAGCGCCGCCGGTTTTCCGCGTTGCCGCCGGCCGAGCTGTGGGACCTGGAGCACAAGTACGACGCCTTTATCGACGACTGCTACGGTCCGGGGCGCTTTCGGCTGCAAAGTCCCATGAACGGCCTGGTGGTCATGACCTGGAAGCGCGACGGCCGGCCCATGCGCGCCGAGCTGGTCGATCTGGCGGCGCGGCGGGATCTGCTGCCGGCCTTCATGAAGGATGTGGGGCTTTTTTTTGAATCCGACGGCCCCGGTCCAAGCGGGGCCGAGGCCACGGCCGACGACTATCTGGCCCTGCTATCCGGCTGTCCGGTCCTGGAAATCTCCGGAGGGGTGGACTTCGACGCCGCGGCCCTGGCCTGCCTTGATTTCTTGCGGCGGTCCAAATAG
- a CDS encoding peroxiredoxin, protein MHDEFDDSCCVEIEQALLGAEVEDFQMKVYDPREGFFGEVTMEGLIEAGKWTVLFFYPADFTFVCPTELADLAEKHAELESLGCEVISVSTDTEYAHLAWRQSEKLLSGVNFKMAADPTGVVSRYFGVYDPDTGLALRGTFLINPEGVLVASEINYYNVGRNADELLRKIKANVYLREHPEQACPAKWEPGKKTLTPSEALVGKVAESLE, encoded by the coding sequence ATGCACGACGAATTCGATGACAGCTGCTGCGTGGAGATCGAGCAGGCCCTGCTCGGCGCCGAGGTCGAGGATTTCCAGATGAAGGTCTACGATCCCCGGGAGGGCTTTTTCGGGGAGGTGACCATGGAGGGGCTCATCGAGGCCGGAAAGTGGACCGTCCTTTTTTTCTATCCGGCGGATTTCACCTTCGTCTGCCCCACGGAATTGGCCGATCTGGCCGAAAAACACGCCGAACTGGAGTCGCTTGGCTGCGAGGTGATTTCCGTGTCCACGGATACGGAATACGCCCATCTGGCCTGGCGGCAGAGCGAGAAGCTCCTTTCCGGGGTGAACTTCAAGATGGCCGCCGACCCCACCGGGGTGGTGTCGCGCTATTTCGGGGTCTACGACCCGGATACCGGGCTGGCCCTGCGCGGCACCTTCCTCATCAATCCCGAGGGCGTGCTGGTCGCCTCGGAGATCAACTATTACAACGTGGGCCGCAACGCCGACGAATTGCTGCGCAAGATCAAGGCCAACGTCTATCTGCGTGAGCATCCGGAACAGGCCTGCCCGGCCAAGTGGGAACCCGGGAAAAAGACCCTGACCCCCTCCGAGGCCCTGGTCGGCAAGGTCGCCGAAAGCCTGGAATAA
- the pta gene encoding phosphate acetyltransferase, with amino-acid sequence MAVTLFVLSAEPRSGATLTSLGIVSALAARTARVAFFKPVAEADETGTDPDIRLLLEHFGLDQTLESAFALDRGKAALLTSSGRRDEFLECVASAHAALAASHDVVVCEAGAVRDGGGMEFELGLELAGALGASVVAVVSGLGRDADRTAEAARLAEGLVAEKNLTLAALAVNRVAESDAAAVSQSLSGASAFSGPPPPVWVIPEDPRLSRPSLAEIAAHLSARILWGADRLDVQAGETVVAAMSAGNFLSYVRPECLVVTPGDRADIILAVLAARMSGAFPHPAGLALTGGIAPAATIGALLGDWADIPMPVLLVDTPTYPTLRRLESLASRLRPEEPRRVQAALGHFESRVDVASIQALCSPARTDAIPGLVFEQSIIARARGLRKTIVFPEGGEDRVLRAAEQVLARGIARVIILGDVDDIRRRAAALGLDIAAAQVFDPAGYPDREAFAQTLFTLRRDKGLTLEAARELLADKTYFGTMLVYKGLADGMVSGATTTTADTIRPALQFIRTRPGFSIVSSVFFMCLKDRVLVYGDCAVNPNPTAAELAEIAVASAQTAARFGIAPRVAMLSYSTGASGKGPGVDKVREAVELAKKRIPDIPVEGPIQYDAAIDPATAAEKMPGSLVAGRATVFVFPDLDTGNTTYKAVQRSSGAAAMGPVLQGLRKPVNDLSRGCTVRDIVYTAAVTVIQAGQDGGEAS; translated from the coding sequence ATGGCCGTGACCCTTTTTGTCTTGTCCGCCGAGCCGCGAAGCGGCGCCACCCTCACAAGCCTCGGCATCGTCTCGGCCCTGGCCGCGCGCACCGCCAGGGTGGCCTTTTTCAAGCCCGTGGCCGAGGCTGACGAAACCGGGACCGATCCGGACATCCGGCTGCTCCTGGAACACTTCGGCCTGGATCAGACCCTGGAGAGCGCCTTTGCCCTGGACAGGGGCAAGGCCGCGCTGCTGACAAGTTCCGGCCGCCGCGACGAGTTCCTGGAGTGCGTGGCCTCGGCCCATGCCGCGCTTGCGGCCAGCCACGACGTGGTGGTCTGCGAGGCCGGGGCCGTCAGGGACGGCGGGGGCATGGAGTTCGAGCTCGGCCTGGAACTGGCCGGGGCCCTGGGGGCCTCGGTGGTGGCCGTGGTCTCCGGCCTTGGCCGGGACGCGGACCGGACGGCCGAGGCCGCGCGTCTGGCCGAGGGGCTGGTGGCTGAAAAAAACCTGACCCTGGCCGCCCTGGCCGTGAACCGCGTGGCCGAATCGGATGCGGCCGCCGTGTCCCAAAGCCTCTCCGGCGCCTCGGCCTTTTCCGGACCGCCGCCTCCGGTGTGGGTCATCCCCGAGGACCCGCGCCTGTCGCGTCCGAGCCTGGCCGAGATCGCCGCGCATCTGTCCGCCCGGATCCTGTGGGGCGCGGACCGCCTCGACGTCCAGGCCGGGGAGACGGTGGTCGCGGCCATGAGCGCCGGGAATTTTTTGTCCTACGTGCGTCCGGAATGCCTGGTGGTCACCCCCGGGGATCGGGCGGACATCATCCTGGCCGTCCTGGCCGCCAGAATGTCCGGGGCCTTTCCCCATCCGGCCGGCCTGGCGCTCACCGGCGGCATCGCGCCGGCCGCGACCATCGGCGCGCTGCTCGGGGACTGGGCGGACATCCCCATGCCCGTGCTCCTGGTCGATACCCCGACCTATCCGACCTTGCGTCGTCTGGAATCCCTGGCCTCCCGGCTGCGACCCGAGGAGCCGCGTCGGGTGCAGGCCGCCCTGGGACACTTCGAATCGCGGGTGGACGTCGCGTCCATCCAGGCCCTGTGCTCTCCGGCCCGGACCGACGCCATTCCGGGGCTGGTCTTCGAACAGTCGATCATCGCCCGGGCCAGGGGACTTCGCAAGACCATCGTCTTTCCCGAAGGCGGCGAGGACCGCGTGCTGCGCGCCGCCGAGCAGGTCCTGGCCCGGGGCATCGCCCGGGTGATCATCCTGGGGGACGTCGACGACATCCGGCGCCGGGCCGCCGCGCTGGGCCTGGATATCGCCGCCGCGCAGGTGTTTGATCCGGCCGGGTACCCGGACCGGGAGGCCTTTGCCCAGACGCTTTTCACCCTTCGCCGGGACAAGGGCCTGACCCTGGAGGCGGCGAGGGAGCTTCTGGCCGACAAGACCTATTTCGGGACCATGCTGGTCTACAAAGGCCTGGCCGATGGCATGGTCTCCGGGGCCACCACCACCACGGCCGACACCATCCGCCCGGCCCTGCAGTTCATCCGCACCAGACCGGGCTTCTCCATCGTCTCCAGCGTCTTTTTCATGTGCCTGAAGGACCGGGTGCTGGTCTACGGCGACTGCGCCGTCAACCCCAATCCCACGGCCGCCGAACTGGCCGAGATCGCCGTGGCCTCGGCCCAGACCGCCGCCCGGTTCGGCATCGCCCCCCGGGTGGCCATGCTTTCCTATTCCACCGGGGCCTCGGGCAAGGGGCCGGGCGTGGACAAGGTCCGGGAGGCGGTGGAACTGGCGAAAAAACGGATTCCGGACATTCCCGTGGAGGGGCCGATCCAGTACGATGCGGCCATCGATCCGGCCACGGCGGCCGAGAAGATGCCCGGCAGTCTGGTGGCCGGGCGGGCCACGGTGTTCGTCTTTCCGGACCTGGATACCGGCAACACCACCTACAAGGCCGTGCAGCGCTCCTCGGGCGCGGCGGCCATGGGACCGGTGCTCCAGGGCCTGCGCAAGCCGGTCAACGACTTGAGCCGGGGCTGCACCGTGCGCGACATCGTGTACACGGCGGCCGTGACCGTCATCCAGGCCGGACAGGACGGCGGGGAGGCCTCGTGA
- a CDS encoding acetate kinase: MNILVLNCGSSSLKYRLFDMASETETAQGLAERLGTAQSRLEHVAFPGTPGETRRVVEEPIADHAGAVALAFAHLTGPGGPVRQASDIGAVGHRVVHGGWRFSQPVVIDAVVEEGIREVIPLAPLHNPANLTGIAAARDRFPDAPHVAVFDTAFHQTMPEHAFLYALPYELYEKYGIRRYGFHGISHSYIAARAAEMLGRPLCECDLVTVHLGNGDSVCAVKKGQSVDTSMGMTPLAGTIMGTRSGDLDPEIGLFLERRAGMDEAAVDDLFNRKSGLFGICGSSDMRDIHRRREAGDARAELAFAMFAYSIRKYIGAYIAVLGRVDAVVFTAGIGEHDPATREAALEGLSERGIVLDLKRNRAALGRAMEIGREDAPVRVFAVPTNEELQIARQTLQTVNAPGAS; encoded by the coding sequence GTGAACATCCTGGTGCTCAACTGCGGCAGTTCCTCGCTCAAATACCGCCTTTTCGACATGGCCTCGGAAACCGAGACGGCCCAGGGCCTGGCCGAGCGCCTGGGCACGGCCCAAAGCCGCCTGGAGCATGTGGCCTTCCCGGGAACTCCCGGGGAGACGCGCCGGGTGGTCGAGGAGCCCATCGCCGATCACGCCGGGGCTGTGGCCCTGGCGTTTGCCCATTTGACCGGCCCGGGCGGCCCGGTGCGGCAGGCCTCGGATATCGGGGCCGTGGGCCACCGGGTGGTGCACGGGGGGTGGCGGTTCAGCCAGCCCGTGGTCATCGACGCGGTGGTCGAGGAGGGCATCCGGGAGGTCATCCCCCTGGCCCCGCTGCACAATCCGGCCAACCTGACCGGCATCGCCGCGGCCAGGGACCGTTTTCCGGACGCGCCGCATGTGGCCGTGTTCGACACCGCCTTTCACCAGACCATGCCCGAGCATGCCTTTCTCTACGCCCTGCCCTACGAGCTCTATGAAAAATACGGCATCCGGCGTTACGGCTTTCACGGCATCTCCCACAGCTACATCGCCGCACGCGCCGCCGAGATGCTCGGCAGGCCCCTTTGCGAATGCGATCTGGTCACCGTGCACCTGGGCAACGGCGACAGCGTGTGCGCCGTGAAAAAGGGCCAAAGCGTGGACACCTCCATGGGCATGACCCCCCTGGCCGGGACCATCATGGGCACCCGTTCCGGGGACCTCGATCCCGAGATCGGCCTTTTCCTGGAGCGCCGGGCGGGCATGGACGAGGCCGCCGTGGACGACCTGTTCAACCGCAAAAGCGGCCTTTTCGGCATCTGCGGCTCAAGCGACATGCGCGACATCCACCGCCGCCGGGAGGCCGGGGACGCCCGGGCCGAACTGGCCTTTGCCATGTTCGCCTACAGCATCCGCAAATACATCGGGGCCTACATCGCGGTTCTTGGCCGGGTGGACGCCGTGGTCTTCACCGCCGGGATCGGCGAACACGACCCGGCCACCCGCGAGGCCGCCCTGGAGGGCCTTTCCGAACGCGGCATCGTGCTCGATCTCAAGCGCAACCGGGCCGCCTTGGGCCGGGCCATGGAGATCGGTCGGGAGGATGCCCCGGTGCGCGTCTTCGCCGTGCCCACCAACGAGGAACTTCAGATCGCCCGGCAGACCCTGCAAACCGTAAACGCCCCCGGGGCGTCGTGA
- a CDS encoding GAK system CofD-like protein, whose product MPEKTTKKIVLTRTVTLPDPVKTAMCRKSPELGPRILFFSGGSALRRLSEKLVDYTHNSIHLITPFDSGGSSAVLRKAFRMPAVGDIRNRIMALADRSVKGNPEIFELFAHRLSKTDSIEELRARLEAMVRGTDPMIKRVSDPMRKIIRSHLGFFMDRSPKDFDLRGASVGNLILTGGYFNYRRQIDPVIYLFSRLVEARGVVRPIINADMHLVTELQDGTRLVGQHLLTGKEVPPIASPVKEVHLADDPAGFIPVEARLKDKVAARIKNADLICYPMGSFYSSLVANLLVKGVGDAVAAADCPRVYIPNQGHDPEEFGMELVDKVETLLGCLGKSCTSSVERRRLLQFVLVDSSRDAKAGPSEIAKVRRMGVEVIEAELVSEKSRPYLDPRRVIEHLVALA is encoded by the coding sequence ATGCCGGAGAAGACCACAAAAAAAATCGTCCTCACCCGCACCGTGACCCTGCCCGATCCGGTCAAGACGGCCATGTGCCGCAAGTCCCCGGAGCTTGGGCCGCGCATCCTGTTTTTCAGCGGCGGCTCGGCCCTGCGTCGCTTGAGCGAAAAACTCGTGGACTACACCCACAATTCCATCCACCTGATCACCCCCTTCGATTCCGGCGGCAGTTCGGCGGTCTTGCGCAAGGCCTTCCGCATGCCCGCCGTGGGCGACATCCGCAACCGGATCATGGCCCTGGCCGACCGTAGCGTGAAGGGCAATCCGGAGATCTTCGAACTGTTCGCCCATCGCCTGTCCAAGACCGACTCCATCGAGGAACTCAGAGCCCGGCTGGAGGCCATGGTCAGGGGCACGGACCCCATGATCAAGCGGGTTTCCGACCCCATGCGCAAGATCATCCGGTCCCACCTGGGTTTTTTTATGGACAGAAGCCCAAAGGACTTCGACCTGCGCGGGGCCAGCGTGGGCAACCTGATCCTGACCGGCGGCTATTTCAACTACCGGCGCCAGATCGATCCGGTCATCTACCTGTTCAGCCGTCTGGTGGAGGCCAGGGGGGTGGTGCGGCCCATCATCAACGCCGATATGCATCTGGTGACGGAACTTCAGGACGGCACGCGGCTGGTGGGCCAGCACCTCCTGACCGGCAAGGAGGTCCCGCCCATCGCCTCGCCAGTCAAAGAGGTCCATCTGGCCGACGATCCGGCCGGATTCATTCCCGTGGAGGCCCGGCTCAAGGACAAGGTGGCCGCGCGCATCAAAAACGCCGACCTGATCTGCTATCCCATGGGCAGCTTTTATTCGAGCCTGGTGGCCAATCTTCTGGTCAAGGGGGTGGGAGACGCGGTGGCCGCGGCCGATTGCCCCAGGGTGTACATCCCTAATCAGGGTCACGATCCCGAGGAATTCGGCATGGAACTGGTCGACAAGGTCGAGACCCTGCTTGGCTGCCTGGGAAAAAGCTGTACGAGTTCGGTCGAGCGCCGCCGGCTTTTGCAGTTCGTGCTGGTGGATTCGAGCCGGGACGCCAAGGCCGGTCCCTCGGAAATCGCCAAGGTGCGACGGATGGGCGTGGAGGTCATCGAGGCGGAACTGGTCAGCGAAAAGAGCCGGCCCTATCTGGATCCCCGGCGGGTCATCGAGCATCTCGTGGCCCTGGCCTGA
- a CDS encoding ATP-binding protein, with protein MTSIRRKFIVTVGGITLLTLLVGTYFLVFISRLDTAADSTLPRTYRVVEAADAAGDAARMLDVAARALITNIDPDIARDIDQYDTLFRISLRQAKDGIPRPFTREEALHARRLTEQYTIYIAVLRDMAAPETDQGTRSALYAEQLRPLHGLISSDADRLKDLARQRIDQLLDQARESSRQATRRMIILLCCASAVCLLSVYFFERSVLRPVRRIKKLALEIKDGNLEARADIRTTGKRRDEIAQLAQAFNEMAHARSLAEGELMRASQALRASDSLNRAIIDSTSDMVAALDTNCRIILQNEAFVRECAALFGVTPTVGDHLPSLLSKHPEAQKWAETLWGRALAGEHFHVTKDIRLLKTGPRSYDFHFDPLYGDQGTIVGALQTGRDVTEQTRMERELREAATELDRRVRERTGELMGLMESIPAVVWIARDPECRTIYGNRAAHEFLGLPPGQNLSLTPKDASPPAHFKIFSHGVELPPYELPMQAVGRDGVEMRNVEIEMRFADGKNRWLLGNASPLRDESGAVTGVVGAFVDITERKGLERDLRAAKEAAEHASLAKSRFLADVSHEIRTPMNAIIGIADVLMRTSLSEEQLEFVRTIREAAGHLLELLNDILDLAKIEADKLEPQCADFDPGQLLDSVVKTFSLSAREKGIGLTLRQAPDIPARLHGDARRLRQILVNLVGNAVKFTERGEVALSVTRDAAADTGDAKTVTLRFTVRDTGIGIPPERLPHIFDDFIQAHPDHGEKYGGTGLGLAISRKLAHVLGGDIQVTSREGQGSVFTATATFAPAGPEDVRPPASPAGADRADKAAPPKAPRPRPGKILLVEDNPVNVKVAELHLEKMGHAVTVAEDGPKALTALAREPFDVVLMDLELPGMDGITTTRRIRLGEAGRDRTGTPIVAMTAHAQDDIRKQCLTAGMDDYMTKPVNFFELEALISRLLIRPESEALAGQPPLFDKERAMRRMGIDEATLAPIFQAALDEFGERLDDLLRATKRGDIQTIRTHCHTLKSICGTIGFAQGQGILEKISEAARNADIKAVRHEVRELGRLFGLGLAETKKA; from the coding sequence ATGACCTCGATCCGACGGAAATTCATCGTCACCGTGGGCGGCATCACCCTGTTGACCCTGCTTGTCGGGACCTATTTCCTGGTGTTCATCAGCCGACTGGACACCGCCGCCGATTCCACCCTGCCCCGCACCTACCGGGTGGTCGAGGCCGCGGATGCCGCCGGGGACGCCGCCCGGATGCTCGACGTCGCGGCCAGGGCCCTGATCACGAACATCGATCCCGACATCGCCCGGGACATCGACCAGTACGACACCCTCTTCCGCATCTCCCTGCGCCAGGCCAAAGACGGGATCCCCCGGCCCTTCACCAGGGAGGAGGCCCTGCACGCCCGGCGACTCACCGAACAGTATACCATCTATATCGCCGTGTTGCGGGACATGGCGGCCCCGGAAACGGATCAGGGGACCCGTAGCGCCCTGTACGCCGAACAGCTCCGCCCCCTCCACGGGCTGATCTCCTCGGATGCTGACCGCCTGAAAGATCTGGCCCGGCAACGGATCGACCAGCTTCTGGACCAGGCCCGGGAATCCTCCAGGCAGGCCACTCGGCGCATGATCATCCTGCTTTGCTGCGCCTCGGCCGTCTGCCTCCTGTCCGTATATTTCTTCGAGCGGTCGGTGCTAAGGCCCGTGCGCCGGATAAAAAAGCTGGCCCTGGAGATCAAGGACGGCAACCTGGAGGCCAGGGCGGACATCCGGACCACGGGCAAACGCCGCGACGAGATCGCGCAACTGGCCCAGGCCTTCAACGAGATGGCCCACGCCAGGTCCCTGGCCGAGGGGGAGCTGATGCGGGCCTCGCAGGCCCTGCGGGCCTCGGACTCCCTGAACCGGGCCATCATCGATTCCACCTCGGACATGGTGGCCGCCCTGGACACGAACTGCCGGATCATCCTGCAAAACGAGGCCTTTGTCCGGGAATGCGCCGCCCTTTTCGGGGTCACGCCAACGGTTGGGGATCACCTTCCGAGCCTGCTCTCCAAGCATCCCGAGGCCCAAAAGTGGGCCGAGACCCTGTGGGGCCGGGCCCTTGCCGGGGAGCACTTCCACGTCACCAAGGACATTCGGCTCCTCAAGACAGGCCCGCGCTCGTACGACTTCCACTTCGATCCGCTTTACGGCGACCAGGGAACCATTGTCGGCGCCCTGCAAACCGGACGGGACGTGACGGAACAGACGCGCATGGAGCGTGAGCTCCGCGAGGCGGCCACGGAACTCGACCGCCGGGTGCGTGAACGCACGGGCGAACTCATGGGCCTTATGGAATCCATTCCGGCCGTGGTCTGGATAGCCCGCGACCCGGAGTGCCGGACCATATACGGCAACCGCGCGGCCCACGAGTTTCTAGGACTGCCCCCCGGTCAAAACCTTTCCCTGACGCCGAAAGACGCCTCCCCGCCGGCCCATTTCAAGATATTTTCTCATGGAGTCGAACTGCCGCCCTATGAACTGCCCATGCAGGCTGTGGGGCGGGACGGCGTGGAGATGCGCAACGTCGAAATCGAGATGCGTTTCGCGGATGGAAAAAACCGCTGGCTCCTCGGCAACGCCTCGCCCCTTCGGGACGAATCCGGAGCGGTCACCGGGGTGGTCGGGGCCTTCGTGGACATCACCGAACGCAAAGGCCTGGAACGGGATCTGCGCGCGGCCAAGGAGGCCGCCGAACACGCCTCCCTGGCCAAGAGCCGTTTTCTGGCCGACGTCAGCCACGAGATCCGCACCCCCATGAACGCGATCATCGGCATCGCCGACGTGCTCATGCGCACGTCCCTTTCCGAGGAGCAGCTCGAATTTGTCCGGACCATCCGCGAGGCCGCCGGCCACCTGCTCGAACTGCTCAACGACATCCTGGACCTGGCCAAGATCGAGGCCGACAAGCTCGAACCCCAATGCGCGGACTTCGATCCGGGCCAACTGCTCGACTCGGTGGTCAAGACCTTCTCCCTGTCCGCCCGGGAAAAGGGCATCGGGCTTACGCTACGCCAGGCCCCGGACATCCCGGCCCGACTCCATGGCGACGCGCGGCGGCTGCGCCAGATCCTGGTCAATCTGGTCGGAAACGCCGTGAAATTCACCGAGCGCGGCGAGGTCGCGCTGTCCGTGACCAGGGACGCCGCTGCGGATACGGGCGACGCGAAAACCGTCACGCTACGTTTCACCGTGCGCGACACGGGCATCGGCATCCCCCCGGAACGGCTGCCCCACATCTTCGACGATTTCATCCAGGCCCATCCGGACCACGGCGAAAAATACGGCGGCACCGGACTTGGACTGGCCATCAGCCGCAAACTGGCCCACGTGCTCGGGGGGGATATCCAGGTCACATCCCGGGAGGGCCAGGGCAGCGTGTTTACGGCCACGGCGACCTTCGCCCCGGCCGGTCCCGAGGACGTCCGCCCGCCGGCCTCCCCGGCCGGCGCGGACCGGGCGGACAAAGCCGCGCCACCGAAAGCCCCCAGACCTCGCCCGGGAAAAATCCTCCTGGTGGAGGATAATCCGGTCAACGTGAAGGTGGCCGAACTGCATCTGGAAAAGATGGGACATGCCGTGACCGTGGCTGAAGACGGGCCAAAGGCCCTGACGGCCCTGGCCCGGGAACCCTTCGACGTGGTGCTCATGGACCTGGAACTGCCCGGCATGGACGGCATCACGACCACCCGCCGCATCCGCCTGGGGGAGGCGGGGCGGGATCGGACCGGCACGCCCATCGTGGCCATGACCGCCCACGCCCAGGACGACATCCGAAAACAGTGCCTCACGGCGGGCATGGACGACTACATGACCAAGCCGGTCAACTTTTTCGAGCTGGAGGCCCTGATCAGCCGCCTCCTGATCCGGCCGGAATCCGAGGCGCTGGCCGGCCAGCCCCCGCTCTTCGACAAGGAACGGGCAATGCGGCGCATGGGCATCGACGAGGCCACGCTTGCGCCCATTTTCCAGGCCGCCCTGGACGAATTCGGGGAACGGCTGGACGATCTCCTGAGGGCGACAAAACGTGGCGACATCCAGACTATTCGAACCCACTGCCACACGCTCAAAAGTATCTGCGGAACCATCGGTTTCGCCCAGGGGCAGGGTATTCTGGAAAAGATATCCGAGGCCGCCCGAAACGCGGATATCAAGGCCGTCCGCCACGAGGTCCGAGAGCTTGGTCGTCTCTTCGGCCTGGGCCTGGCGGAGACAAAAAAGGCCTGA